The genomic DNA CTCGGGGCATCTGCATATGGTTGATTGTCTTGTCATACATTGGAGGCAACATGAGTTCCCTGATTCACACATCCTTTGCGTTTATTCTGAAATACTGTGATAAAAATGTCATTAATCATTTTTTCTGTGACCTACCTCCCCTGCTTAAGCTGTCCTGCACAGACACAACAATTAATGAGTGGCTTCTCTCTACATACGGCAGCTCAGTGGAAATTACCTgtttcattatcatcatcatttcgTATGTTTTCATTCTTCTCTCAGTCTTAAAGATCCGCTCTTCCAGCGGAAGGAAGAAAACCTTCTCTACCTGTGCCTCTCACCTGACCTCTGTGGCGATCTATCAGGGGACTCTTCTCTTCATTTATTCGCGTCCCAGCTATCTGTATTCTCCCAACACTGATAAAATCATCTCAGTGTTCTACACCATTATCATCCCAGTGCTGAACCCACTTATTTATAGCTTGAGAAATAAAGATGTAAAAGATGCCGCTAAGAAAGCTGTGAGATCAAAGGCAGATTCCTCATGAGATATCGCATTCCAAGATTCACCTAAATTCCCAATTACAAACTCTAATTGGAAAAATGCAACAATCTTACAAGCAAGCACACTTCTCCCGCAAgggattttatcaaacactttctTTTCACACAGATGTTTTTTGCTGTAcctttatttattatattattatttttactctaTGGTAAATATAACATGTTTTGACCTGGAAATATCAAAGTGTATAAAAGAAAGTGTTGGCACCTAAATAGTAGCAGCATAGGTGAGTCACCTGCTTTAGGGTGATGTTAGACTAATGAACTTTTAAGCACACTGTAGCATTTCCTTTGCCTTAAAATAAACTACATGGTTAGAAGCCATGCCATGTGAAAGAATATGATGATGAATAAGGAattctatattttaacaaaaGAATTTTGGGCAAGAAAGATAATCAAGAACAACTCACTATTCCAGTGAGAACAAAATACTGGTTCATGGTGGGAGAGGTCCAACGCCGTCAACCTGTGAGTAGCTCAGGGAAAGCACCTTTTAGGCCCGGTGTTTGTACCCGCTGGGCATGCGTGGCCCTGGGAGTGACCCTGACATCAGCCCTGGTGGTCGAGAGCCCGCTGGCTGGATCCAGGCATTCTCCACTTCTGCTGCCAGGGTTTGTTTGAATTTATTGCAAAAGCTGGAAATCTACCTCTCATTTTTAATTCTCTGAAGGGTTTAGGCAAAATTGATATCACTAATTTGTCAATTGTGTGGACTAATTTCCTGCTGAAACTCTTGAAGGTCTGTGTACCTGgagttttgctgttttgttgttgcattttt from Manis pentadactyla isolate mManPen7 chromosome 9, mManPen7.hap1, whole genome shotgun sequence includes the following:
- the LOC118911050 gene encoding olfactory receptor-like protein OLF1 encodes the protein MEFIEGNYTLVTGFILLGFPTRPELQIVLFLVFLTLYGMILMGNIGLMTLIRIDPHLQTPMYFFLSNLSFVDLCYSSVIVPKMLVNFLSENKSISYHGCALQFYFFCTFADTESFILAAMAYDRYVAICNPLLYTVVMSRGICIWLIVLSYIGGNMSSLIHTSFAFILKYCDKNVINHFFCDLPPLLKLSCTDTTINEWLLSTYGSSVEITCFIIIIISYVFILLSVLKIRSSSGRKKTFSTCASHLTSVAIYQGTLLFIYSRPSYLYSPNTDKIISVFYTIIIPVLNPLIYSLRNKDVKDAAKKAVRSKADSS